The following coding sequences lie in one Xanthomonas hortorum pv. pelargonii genomic window:
- the ppsR gene encoding posphoenolpyruvate synthetase regulatory kinase/phosphorylase PpsR, translating into MSTIRPVFYVSDGTGITAETIGHSLLTQFSGFNFVTDRMSFIDDAEKARDAALRVRAAGERYQVRPVVVNSCVDPQLSMILAESGALMLDVFAPFIEPLERELNAPRHSLVGRAHGMVDFETYHRRINAMNFALSHDDGIALNYDEADVILVAVSRAGKTPTCIYLALHYGIRAANYPLTEEDLENERLPPRLRNYRSKLFGLTIDPERLQQIRQERRANSRYSAAETCRREVATAERMFQMERIPTLSTTNTSIEEISSKVLSTLGLQREMF; encoded by the coding sequence ATGTCAACAATTCGACCGGTGTTCTACGTCTCCGATGGAACCGGTATCACCGCTGAAACGATTGGGCATAGCCTGCTCACGCAGTTCAGCGGATTCAACTTCGTCACCGACCGCATGTCGTTCATTGACGATGCAGAAAAAGCGCGCGATGCAGCGCTGCGTGTGCGTGCCGCAGGCGAGCGGTACCAGGTGCGCCCGGTGGTGGTCAATTCGTGCGTCGATCCACAGTTGAGCATGATCCTGGCCGAAAGCGGCGCGTTGATGCTGGATGTGTTCGCGCCCTTCATCGAGCCGCTGGAGCGCGAGCTCAATGCGCCGCGGCACTCGCTGGTGGGCCGCGCGCACGGCATGGTGGACTTCGAGACCTATCACCGCCGCATCAATGCGATGAACTTCGCGCTAAGCCACGACGACGGCATCGCACTCAATTACGACGAGGCCGACGTGATCCTGGTCGCGGTGTCGCGCGCGGGCAAGACGCCCACCTGCATCTATCTGGCATTGCATTACGGCATCCGCGCCGCCAACTATCCGTTGACCGAAGAAGATCTGGAAAACGAACGTTTGCCACCGCGCTTGCGCAACTACCGCAGCAAGCTGTTCGGTCTGACCATCGACCCGGAGCGGCTGCAGCAGATCCGTCAGGAGCGCCGCGCCAATTCGCGTTACAGCGCGGCGGAGACCTGCCGGCGTGAAGTCGCCACTGCCGAGCGCATGTTCCAGATGGAGCGGATTCCCACCTTGAGCACAACCAATACCTCGATCGAGGAAATCTCCAGCAAGGTGTTGTCCACGCTGGGGCTGCAGCGCGAGATGTTTTGA
- a CDS encoding mechanosensitive ion channel family protein, whose amino-acid sequence MGMLGVVWAAAAGAVAAKPAAAATKVAEPAFNWANIPWAQYALNWGLALLIVVVGMWLAKQLSQWLHRALTRARIEITLTNFLRNVLYALLLVLVFVSALSKIGVPPTSLIAVLGAAGLAVGLALKDSLSNIAAGVMLIVLRPMRDGDHVVIAGQEGIVDEIRIFQTRLRSFDERMTTLPNSTITTSPIVNYSTLPNRRLEVTVGVGYGDDLKKAQQLLLQIAKENPNLLDSPAPFVQVTNLGESTVDLMLFAYATNGNFGAAKSTTLEQIRNQLLENGLNIPYPQRDLHVYHHDADGKPISDLLLKGIADDGDVSKGPSLAR is encoded by the coding sequence ATGGGAATGTTGGGTGTGGTGTGGGCGGCGGCTGCAGGAGCAGTCGCCGCAAAGCCGGCAGCGGCGGCCACCAAGGTGGCGGAGCCGGCGTTCAATTGGGCCAACATCCCGTGGGCGCAGTACGCGCTCAATTGGGGGCTGGCGCTGCTGATCGTGGTGGTCGGCATGTGGCTGGCCAAACAGCTCAGCCAGTGGCTGCATCGTGCGCTGACCCGCGCGCGTATCGAGATCACGCTGACCAACTTCCTGCGCAACGTGTTGTATGCGTTGTTGCTGGTACTGGTCTTCGTGAGCGCGTTGAGCAAGATCGGCGTGCCGCCAACCTCGCTGATTGCGGTGCTGGGCGCGGCCGGTCTGGCGGTCGGTCTGGCGTTGAAGGACTCGCTGTCCAACATCGCCGCAGGCGTGATGCTGATCGTGCTGCGACCGATGCGCGATGGCGACCATGTCGTGATCGCAGGCCAGGAAGGCATCGTGGACGAGATCCGGATCTTCCAGACCCGGCTGCGCTCATTCGACGAACGCATGACCACCCTGCCCAACAGCACGATCACCACCTCACCGATCGTCAACTACAGCACCCTGCCCAACCGTCGCCTGGAAGTGACCGTGGGCGTGGGCTATGGAGACGATCTGAAAAAAGCCCAACAGCTGTTGCTGCAGATCGCCAAGGAGAATCCGAACCTGCTGGATTCGCCCGCACCATTCGTGCAGGTCACCAACCTGGGCGAAAGCACGGTGGATCTGATGTTGTTTGCGTATGCCACCAACGGCAACTTCGGCGCGGCCAAGAGCACCACGCTGGAGCAGATCCGCAACCAGCTGCTGGAAAACGGGCTCAATATCCCGTACCCGCAGCGCGACCTGCATGTGTATCACCACGATGCCGACGGCAAGCCGATCTCGGATCTGCTGCTGAAAGGCATCGCCGACGATGGCGATGTGAGCAAGGGGCCGTCGTTGGCGCGTTGA
- the orn gene encoding oligoribonuclease, translating into MADNLAGNDRLIWIDLEMTGLDTDRDSIIEIATIVTDAQLNVLAEGPELAIAHPLEKLEAMDEWNRNQHRRSGLWQRVLDSQVTHAQAEAQTVAFLSEWIRAGASPMCGNSICQDRRFLHRQMSRLERYFHYRNLDVSTIKELARRWAPTVANGFAKSSAHTALSDVRDSIDELRHYRQFMGALGGANQGGAQG; encoded by the coding sequence ATGGCAGACAACCTTGCGGGCAACGACCGACTGATCTGGATCGATCTGGAAATGACCGGGCTGGATACCGATCGCGACTCCATCATCGAGATCGCCACCATCGTGACCGATGCGCAGTTGAACGTGCTTGCCGAGGGGCCGGAACTGGCCATCGCCCACCCGCTGGAAAAACTCGAAGCGATGGACGAATGGAACCGCAATCAGCATCGCCGTTCGGGCCTGTGGCAACGCGTGCTCGACAGCCAGGTCACCCATGCGCAGGCCGAAGCGCAGACCGTTGCGTTCCTGAGCGAATGGATCCGCGCCGGCGCCTCGCCGATGTGCGGCAACTCGATCTGCCAGGATCGCCGCTTCCTGCACCGGCAGATGTCGCGCCTGGAGCGCTACTTTCACTACCGCAATCTCGATGTGTCCACCATCAAGGAGCTGGCACGGCGCTGGGCGCCGACGGTGGCCAATGGGTTTGCCAAGAGCTCGGCGCATACCGCGCTGAGCGACGTGCGCGATTCGATCGACGAGCTACGCCACTATCGCCAGTTCATGGGCGCGTTGGGTGGTGCAAACCAGGGTGGCGCGCAGGGATAA
- the tadA gene encoding tRNA adenosine(34) deaminase TadA: protein MPFDAAQSPIDQQWMQRALQLAERAERDYDEIPVGALLVDADGNVLGEGWNFNIASHDPTAHAEIMAMREAGRRLANHRLIGCTLYVTLEPCAMCAMAMIHARIARVVFAASDPKTGACGSVFDLLADPRHNHRVQVSGGVLAAEASLRLTNYFRAKRGKPPLAP, encoded by the coding sequence ATGCCCTTCGACGCGGCGCAGTCGCCGATCGACCAGCAATGGATGCAGCGCGCCTTGCAACTGGCCGAGCGTGCCGAGCGCGACTATGACGAGATCCCGGTGGGTGCGTTGCTGGTCGATGCCGATGGCAACGTGCTGGGCGAAGGCTGGAACTTCAATATCGCCAGCCACGACCCTACCGCGCATGCCGAAATCATGGCCATGCGCGAGGCCGGCCGCCGGCTGGCCAATCACCGGCTGATCGGCTGCACCTTGTACGTCACCCTGGAGCCCTGCGCGATGTGTGCGATGGCCATGATCCATGCGCGTATCGCGCGGGTGGTGTTCGCCGCCAGCGACCCCAAGACCGGCGCCTGCGGCAGCGTGTTCGACCTGTTGGCCGACCCGCGTCACAATCATCGCGTGCAGGTCAGCGGCGGCGTGCTTGCAGCAGAAGCGAGCCTGCGGCTGACCAATTACTTCAGGGCCAAGCGTGGCAAGCCGCCCCTCGCGCCCTGA
- the mntR gene encoding manganese-binding transcriptional regulator MntR, protein MGKSEEQEAAAPVLIDAQVHMESFRQVREARRAELVEDYVELISDLLVDGGEARQVDIAARLGVAQPTVAKMLKRLVRDGWVVQRPYRGVFLTPAGEALAASSRQRHQIVERFLLALGIDEATARRDAEGIEHHVSEATVAAFAAFLDRQCGSAA, encoded by the coding sequence GTGGGCAAGAGCGAAGAACAGGAAGCCGCCGCGCCGGTGTTGATCGATGCGCAGGTGCATATGGAAAGCTTCCGTCAGGTGCGCGAAGCGCGCCGCGCCGAGTTGGTCGAGGACTATGTGGAGCTGATCTCCGATCTGCTGGTCGACGGTGGCGAAGCGCGCCAGGTCGATATCGCCGCGCGTTTGGGCGTGGCCCAGCCGACCGTGGCCAAGATGCTCAAGCGGCTGGTGCGCGATGGCTGGGTGGTGCAGCGTCCGTACCGCGGCGTGTTCCTGACCCCGGCCGGCGAGGCGCTGGCCGCGTCCAGCCGGCAGCGCCACCAGATCGTCGAGCGCTTCCTGCTGGCCCTGGGCATCGACGAGGCTACCGCGCGCCGCGATGCCGAGGGCATCGAGCACCATGTCAGCGAAGCCACCGTTGCTGCGTTCGCCGCCTTCCTGGATCGCCAGTGCGGCAGCGCCGCGTGA
- a CDS encoding Nramp family divalent metal transporter: protein MSADTLSPTHSPHPAPQPANGGLGDHHASVAVPKGGHWWFRLLAFLGPGYMVSVGYMDPGNWATDLAGGSQFGYLLLSVILLSNVMAIVLQALSARLGIATGLDLAQACRARYPRGVNLALWGLCELAIIACDLAEVIGTAIALKLLFGIPLTLGAIITAVDVVLVLLLMNRGFRALEAFVMALLLIIFVCFGIQIALAAPPIAAVLGGFIPRAQVITDPQALYLAIGIIGATVMPHNLYLHSSIVQTRAYPRTDVGRKSALRWAVTDSTVALMFALFINASILILAAAVFHAQGRTDVQEIEQAHALLAPMLGVGLASTLFAVALLASGVNSTVTATLAGQIVMEGFLQLRLPPWLRRLLTRGIAIVPVVIVTWLYGEAGTARLLVLSQVVLSMQLPFAVIPLVRFVSDRQLMGALVAPVWLVRIAWVIAAVIVCLNIKLLWDTALQ, encoded by the coding sequence ATGTCCGCCGACACCCTCTCACCTACCCATTCGCCCCACCCTGCGCCGCAGCCCGCCAACGGTGGTCTGGGCGATCACCACGCCAGCGTCGCCGTGCCCAAGGGAGGCCACTGGTGGTTCCGCTTGCTGGCGTTCCTGGGGCCGGGCTACATGGTGTCGGTGGGTTACATGGACCCGGGCAACTGGGCCACCGATCTGGCCGGCGGCTCGCAGTTCGGCTATCTGCTGTTGTCGGTGATCCTGCTATCCAACGTGATGGCGATCGTGTTGCAAGCATTGTCGGCACGCTTGGGTATCGCGACGGGGCTGGATCTGGCGCAGGCCTGCCGGGCGCGCTACCCGCGCGGGGTGAATCTGGCGCTGTGGGGATTGTGCGAGCTGGCCATCATCGCCTGCGATCTGGCCGAGGTGATCGGCACTGCCATCGCATTGAAGTTGTTGTTCGGCATTCCGCTGACCCTGGGCGCGATCATCACCGCGGTCGATGTGGTGTTGGTGTTGTTGCTGATGAACCGCGGTTTTCGCGCGCTGGAAGCGTTCGTCATGGCCTTGCTGCTGATCATCTTCGTGTGTTTCGGTATCCAGATTGCGCTGGCTGCGCCACCGATTGCGGCGGTGTTGGGCGGCTTCATTCCGCGCGCGCAAGTGATCACCGATCCGCAGGCCTTGTATCTGGCAATCGGCATCATCGGTGCGACGGTGATGCCGCATAACCTGTACCTGCATTCGTCGATCGTGCAGACGCGTGCGTATCCGCGCACCGATGTGGGGCGCAAGTCGGCGTTGCGCTGGGCGGTGACCGACAGCACCGTGGCCTTGATGTTCGCGTTGTTCATCAATGCCTCGATCCTGATTCTGGCAGCGGCGGTGTTTCATGCGCAGGGCCGCACCGATGTGCAGGAGATCGAACAGGCACATGCGCTGCTGGCGCCGATGCTGGGGGTGGGTCTGGCCTCGACCTTGTTTGCGGTCGCACTGCTTGCTTCGGGCGTGAACTCCACGGTGACTGCGACGTTGGCCGGGCAGATCGTGATGGAAGGCTTTTTGCAGTTGCGGCTGCCGCCATGGCTGCGCCGCTTGTTGACCCGCGGTATCGCGATCGTGCCGGTGGTGATCGTGACCTGGCTGTACGGCGAAGCCGGCACTGCGCGGCTGCTGGTGCTCAGCCAGGTGGTGTTGTCGATGCAGCTGCCGTTTGCGGTGATCCCGCTGGTGCGCTTCGTGTCGGATCGTCAATTGATGGGGGCGCTGGTGGCACCGGTGTGGCTGGTGCGCATCGCCTGGGTGATCGCTGCGGTGATCGTTTGTTTGAACATCAAGTTGTTGTGGGATACCGCTCTGCAGTGA
- a CDS encoding alpha/beta fold hydrolase, with protein sequence MSNFVTRPDGANIFYKDWGKGQPVVFSHGWPLSADAWDAQMLFMGQHGFRVIAHDRRSHGRSTQTWDGNDMDTYADDLAAVIEKLDLKDAILVGHSTGGGEVAHYVGRHGSKRVAKVVLVGAVPPQMVKSPTNPGGLPLSVFDGIREGVAKDRSQFYQDLTTPFFGANRDGNKVTQGMRDSFWLQGMLGGHKGQYDCIKEFSEVDYTADLKKIDVPALVVHGDDDQIVPIDASGKLSAKIIKHAELKIYAGAPHGLPVTHADQFSKDLLAFAKA encoded by the coding sequence ATGTCCAATTTCGTCACCCGCCCCGACGGCGCCAACATTTTCTACAAGGATTGGGGCAAGGGCCAACCGGTCGTGTTCTCGCACGGCTGGCCGCTCAGCGCAGATGCCTGGGATGCGCAGATGCTGTTCATGGGCCAACACGGCTTCCGTGTGATTGCGCACGATCGTCGTAGCCACGGTCGTTCGACCCAGACCTGGGACGGCAACGACATGGACACCTACGCCGACGATCTGGCTGCGGTGATCGAAAAGCTGGATCTGAAAGACGCGATCCTGGTCGGGCATTCCACCGGCGGTGGCGAAGTGGCGCATTACGTGGGCCGCCATGGCAGCAAGCGTGTGGCCAAGGTGGTGCTGGTTGGCGCGGTGCCACCGCAGATGGTCAAGAGCCCGACCAATCCGGGCGGCCTGCCGCTGAGCGTGTTCGACGGCATTCGCGAAGGCGTGGCCAAGGACCGTTCGCAGTTCTATCAGGATCTGACCACGCCGTTCTTCGGCGCCAACCGTGACGGCAACAAGGTCACCCAGGGCATGCGCGACTCGTTCTGGCTGCAGGGCATGCTGGGCGGCCACAAGGGCCAGTACGACTGCATCAAGGAATTCTCCGAGGTCGATTACACCGCCGATCTGAAGAAGATCGATGTGCCGGCGCTGGTGGTGCATGGCGACGATGACCAGATCGTGCCGATCGATGCATCCGGCAAGTTGTCGGCCAAGATCATCAAGCACGCCGAACTGAAGATCTATGCCGGTGCGCCGCATGGTCTGCCGGTCACCCATGCCGACCAGTTCAGCAAGGATCTGCTGGCGTTCGCAAAAGCCTGA
- a CDS encoding XapX domain-containing protein, protein MSLALLGVLLALVIGIGCRLLDLPLPAPPRLTGALLVVAMSGGVLLADWVLR, encoded by the coding sequence ATGAGCCTGGCATTGCTTGGCGTACTGCTCGCATTGGTAATTGGCATTGGTTGCCGGCTGCTGGATCTGCCGTTGCCGGCGCCGCCACGCCTGACCGGCGCGTTGTTGGTGGTCGCGATGAGTGGCGGGGTTTTGCTGGCCGATTGGGTGCTGCGTTAA
- a CDS encoding DUF1427 family protein yields the protein MDWKFISGVVLGVAIGCGCRAAGIPSPAPTAFVGALLVLAMTCGYALADRFLARRVARNLMHCGGPSGRVAGHGEG from the coding sequence GTGGACTGGAAATTCATCAGCGGTGTTGTGCTGGGTGTGGCAATCGGCTGCGGCTGCCGTGCGGCGGGCATTCCATCGCCTGCACCGACAGCCTTTGTAGGCGCGCTGCTGGTGCTGGCGATGACCTGCGGCTACGCATTGGCCGACCGCTTTCTGGCCCGCCGTGTCGCGCGCAACCTGATGCATTGCGGCGGGCCCAGCGGCCGCGTTGCGGGGCATGGCGAAGGATGA
- a CDS encoding MFS transporter, which translates to MTSSAAPADGGAWAPLREPVFRALWLAILGSNIGTWINDVAASWVMAEQTGSPLMVAAVQSATTLPVVLFALAAGTLADIVDRRRYLMFTQAWMLLVAGMLALLSHLQLLTPWVLVGLTFAMGTGAAMAMPAQAAIVSELVPRPMLASAVALNSIGMNIARSIGPAIGGLIVAQFGPPWAFLLNGLTFGLMLWVVWRWRRDTHASALPPESFGAGLRAGLRYAARAGVLQAVLIKAGGFFLFASALTALLPLVVRREMQLGAGSYGILLGCIGIGAISGALLLPRLRARYDRDLLVFIATLVCAASLLGLALSRQIGVLCVVMVVNGLAWITVLSSLQIAAQTSVPAWVRARALSLYIVVFSAGMAGGSLLWGALAQRTSIATALQIAAVGAVIAAVLVKRARIAGTEQLDLAPGGHWPTPAQSDTVEHDRGPVLVTVEYRIAADARTAFIQLMTQLGNARRRDGAVVWGVAEDAATPGVQLEYFIVASWLEHLRQHERVTGDDRQLQERIRALHQGERAPVVRHFVGGGGVAVPPHAHSDI; encoded by the coding sequence ATGACTTCTTCCGCTGCACCTGCCGATGGCGGTGCCTGGGCGCCGCTGCGCGAGCCGGTCTTCCGTGCGTTGTGGCTGGCGATCCTGGGCAGCAACATCGGCACCTGGATCAACGATGTCGCCGCTTCGTGGGTGATGGCCGAACAGACCGGCTCGCCGTTGATGGTGGCGGCGGTGCAATCGGCCACCACCTTGCCGGTGGTGTTGTTTGCGCTGGCGGCCGGCACCCTGGCCGACATCGTCGACCGGCGCCGCTATCTGATGTTCACGCAAGCGTGGATGTTGCTGGTGGCCGGCATGTTGGCACTGCTGTCGCATCTGCAGTTGCTCACCCCCTGGGTGCTGGTGGGCCTGACCTTTGCGATGGGCACCGGCGCGGCGATGGCGATGCCGGCGCAGGCGGCGATCGTGTCGGAGCTGGTGCCGCGCCCGATGCTGGCCTCGGCAGTAGCGCTCAACTCGATTGGAATGAACATCGCACGCTCGATCGGCCCGGCGATCGGCGGCCTGATCGTGGCGCAGTTCGGCCCGCCATGGGCCTTCCTGCTCAATGGGCTCACCTTCGGATTGATGCTGTGGGTAGTGTGGCGTTGGCGCCGCGATACGCATGCCTCGGCGTTGCCACCGGAGAGTTTTGGCGCCGGCCTGCGCGCCGGCTTGCGTTACGCCGCGCGTGCCGGTGTGCTGCAGGCAGTGTTGATCAAGGCCGGCGGATTCTTTTTGTTTGCCAGCGCGCTGACGGCATTGTTGCCCTTGGTGGTGCGCCGCGAGATGCAATTGGGCGCGGGCAGTTACGGCATCTTGCTGGGCTGCATCGGGATCGGTGCGATCAGTGGCGCATTGCTGTTGCCGCGGCTGCGCGCGCGTTACGACCGCGATCTGCTGGTATTCATCGCCACCTTGGTGTGCGCGGCATCGCTGCTGGGGCTCGCGTTGTCGCGCCAGATCGGCGTGTTGTGCGTGGTGATGGTGGTGAATGGACTGGCCTGGATCACCGTGCTGTCGTCGCTGCAGATCGCCGCGCAAACGTCGGTGCCGGCATGGGTGCGTGCGCGTGCGCTGTCGTTGTACATCGTGGTGTTTTCTGCAGGCATGGCCGGTGGCTCGTTGCTGTGGGGGGCGTTGGCGCAACGCACCTCGATTGCCACTGCGCTGCAGATCGCAGCCGTTGGTGCGGTGATTGCGGCGGTGCTGGTCAAGCGCGCGCGCATTGCCGGCACCGAACAGCTGGACCTTGCACCCGGGGGACATTGGCCCACGCCTGCGCAATCGGACACGGTCGAACACGATCGCGGCCCGGTGCTGGTGACAGTGGAATACCGCATTGCCGCAGATGCACGCACCGCGTTCATCCAGTTGATGACGCAACTCGGCAACGCCCGCCGCCGCGATGGCGCAGTGGTCTGGGGCGTGGCCGAAGACGCCGCAACGCCTGGCGTGCAGCTTGAATATTTCATCGTTGCCTCGTGGCTGGAGCACTTGCGCCAGCACGAACGCGTTACCGGCGACGACCGCCAGTTGCAGGAGCGGATCCGCGCTTTGCATCAAGGCGAGCGTGCGCCGGTGGTGCGGCATTTTGTCGGTGGCGGCGGCGTGGCGGTGCCGCCGCATGCGCATTCGGATATCTGA
- a CDS encoding amidohydrolase: protein MVDLVVRNARITTLDPRQPIASAIAVADGRIVAVGDDAHVMALAKGARVIDAQGRRLLPGLNDSHTHLIRGGLNYNLELRWDGVRSLADAMAMLKAQVDRTPAPQWVRVVGGFTAHQFVEKRLPTLDEINAIAPDTPVFLLHLYDRALLNRAALRACGYDKQTPDPPGGRIERDKLGNPTGLLLAKPNALILYASLAKGPRLPLEYQANSTRHFMRELNRLGITSVIDAGGGFQNYPEDYQVIEQLHAADQLSVRIAYNLFTQNKGKEVDDFRGWTEMMPVRKGDDLLRHNGAGEMLVFSAADFEQFSEPRPELPPELEPELEQVVRLLVEKRWPFRIHATYDESIGRILDVYEKVNAEIPFDGLHWFIDHAETITPRNIDRIRALNGGIAVQHRMAYQGEAFVERYGVQAARHTPPVRRMLAAGVPVGAGTDATRVASYNPWVALSWLVTGRTVGGLALYGEENLLDREQALRLWTQGSAWFSGDEANKGTLAVGQLADFIVLSDDYLHVDDAAIADITSVLTVLGGRVVHGAGDFAVLAPTLPPAMPDWSPVNRFGGYHVGGVVIGLAGATHVHGHGCHTHGAHRHAAQHAAPSDDLRSFWGALGCACFAF, encoded by the coding sequence ATGGTCGATCTTGTCGTTCGCAATGCGCGCATCACCACACTGGATCCGCGCCAGCCCATTGCCAGCGCAATTGCGGTGGCCGATGGACGCATCGTCGCGGTCGGCGACGATGCACACGTCATGGCGCTAGCCAAGGGCGCACGCGTCATTGATGCGCAGGGTCGACGCCTGCTGCCCGGCCTCAACGATAGCCATACCCATCTGATCCGCGGCGGGCTGAATTACAACCTGGAGTTGCGCTGGGACGGCGTGCGTTCGCTGGCCGATGCGATGGCAATGCTCAAGGCGCAGGTCGATCGCACGCCTGCGCCGCAATGGGTGCGCGTAGTCGGCGGTTTCACCGCGCATCAATTCGTCGAAAAACGTCTCCCCACATTGGATGAGATCAATGCGATCGCACCGGACACGCCGGTATTTCTGCTGCATCTGTACGACCGCGCCTTGCTCAATCGCGCCGCGCTGCGCGCCTGCGGCTACGACAAGCAGACACCGGATCCGCCGGGCGGGCGTATCGAACGCGACAAACTCGGCAATCCCACCGGCCTGCTATTGGCCAAGCCCAACGCGCTGATCCTGTACGCAAGTCTGGCCAAAGGCCCGCGCTTGCCGCTGGAATACCAAGCCAACTCCACGCGCCACTTCATGCGCGAACTCAACCGGCTGGGCATCACCTCGGTGATCGATGCCGGCGGCGGTTTCCAGAACTATCCCGAGGACTATCAGGTCATCGAGCAGTTGCATGCAGCCGATCAACTGAGCGTGCGCATCGCCTACAACCTGTTCACCCAGAACAAGGGCAAGGAGGTCGATGACTTCCGTGGCTGGACCGAGATGATGCCGGTACGCAAGGGCGACGATCTGCTACGTCACAACGGTGCTGGTGAAATGCTGGTGTTCTCTGCGGCCGACTTCGAGCAGTTCAGCGAGCCGCGTCCGGAGTTGCCGCCGGAACTGGAGCCGGAGCTTGAACAGGTGGTGCGGCTGTTGGTGGAAAAGCGTTGGCCGTTCCGCATCCATGCCACCTACGACGAAAGCATCGGGCGCATTCTCGATGTCTACGAAAAGGTCAATGCGGAGATTCCGTTCGATGGCCTGCACTGGTTCATCGATCACGCCGAGACCATCACCCCGCGCAATATCGATCGCATCCGCGCCTTGAATGGCGGCATCGCCGTGCAACACCGCATGGCCTATCAAGGTGAGGCTTTCGTCGAACGCTATGGCGTGCAAGCCGCACGGCACACACCGCCGGTGCGTCGCATGCTGGCCGCCGGGGTACCGGTCGGTGCCGGCACCGATGCCACGCGTGTTGCCAGTTACAACCCGTGGGTGGCGCTGTCGTGGTTGGTCACCGGCCGCACCGTAGGCGGGCTGGCCTTGTATGGCGAGGAGAATCTGCTCGATCGCGAACAGGCCTTGCGATTGTGGACGCAGGGCAGTGCGTGGTTCTCCGGCGACGAGGCCAACAAGGGCACGTTGGCGGTGGGGCAGCTGGCCGACTTCATCGTGTTGTCGGACGATTACCTGCACGTCGACGATGCCGCCATCGCCGACATCACCAGCGTGCTGACCGTGTTGGGCGGGCGCGTGGTGCATGGCGCTGGCGACTTTGCCGTGCTGGCGCCGACCCTGCCACCTGCCATGCCGGACTGGTCGCCGGTCAACCGTTTCGGCGGCTATCACGTTGGTGGTGTGGTTATCGGGCTTGCCGGTGCCACGCATGTGCACGGCCACGGCTGTCACACCCATGGCGCACATCGCCACGCGGCGCAGCACGCTGCACCGTCTGACGATCTGCGTAGTTTCTGGGGTGCATTGGGCTGCGCATGTTTCGCGTTCTGA
- a CDS encoding DoxX family protein produces MNRSLLRGTAGQAAALLLLRLAGGGFLLPHGLGKLLGWFGGPGLVGFAGELQHFGFPAAAPLPLVLALVQTLSGGAVLLGAWTRASAMLAALFIAITVVLAVPNGWFWMHGGMEYPLMWLLVLLALIGTGGGDWSLDGWRRRVAR; encoded by the coding sequence TTGAACCGCTCTCTGCTGCGCGGCACTGCCGGCCAGGCAGCTGCGCTGTTGCTGCTGCGCCTCGCCGGTGGCGGCTTTCTGTTGCCGCATGGATTAGGCAAGTTGCTGGGGTGGTTCGGTGGTCCGGGCCTGGTCGGCTTCGCCGGTGAATTGCAGCACTTTGGCTTTCCTGCAGCGGCACCGTTGCCGCTGGTGTTGGCACTGGTACAGACCTTGTCCGGTGGTGCGGTCTTGCTCGGTGCATGGACGCGCGCCAGTGCGATGCTTGCCGCGTTGTTCATCGCCATCACCGTGGTGTTGGCAGTGCCCAACGGCTGGTTCTGGATGCACGGCGGCATGGAGTATCCGCTGATGTGGCTGCTGGTCTTGCTGGCACTGATCGGCACCGGTGGCGGCGACTGGTCGCTGGATGGATGGCGCAGGCGCGTCGCCAGATGA
- a CDS encoding hydrolase → MSTATAVPGTRLLSPGDHALILIDHQSQMAFATHTIDISALRNNVALIAKGAKGFKVPVILTTVAEKSFSGPLFPELPEIFPGEPVYDRTSMNAWEDPAVIDRVNAIGKQRLVMAGLWTSVCIVGPTLSAIEQGFEVYVITDACGDVSDEAHERAVTRMLQAGAAPITSVQYLLELQRDWARGETYELTTGIARAHAGGYGIGIQYAKTMFGAQEGGH, encoded by the coding sequence ATGAGCACCGCTACTGCAGTTCCCGGCACACGCCTGCTGTCGCCCGGCGATCACGCCCTGATCCTGATCGACCATCAATCGCAGATGGCCTTCGCGACCCACACCATCGACATCTCCGCGCTGCGCAATAACGTGGCGCTGATTGCCAAGGGTGCCAAAGGCTTCAAGGTGCCGGTGATCCTGACCACCGTGGCGGAAAAATCTTTCTCCGGTCCGTTGTTTCCCGAGCTGCCGGAGATCTTTCCCGGCGAGCCGGTGTACGACCGCACCAGCATGAATGCCTGGGAAGATCCTGCCGTGATCGACCGCGTCAACGCCATCGGCAAGCAGCGGCTGGTGATGGCCGGGCTGTGGACCAGCGTGTGCATCGTCGGCCCGACGCTGTCGGCGATCGAACAAGGGTTTGAGGTCTACGTCATCACCGATGCCTGCGGCGATGTCAGCGATGAAGCGCACGAACGCGCGGTTACGCGCATGCTGCAGGCCGGCGCCGCGCCGATCACCAGCGTGCAATACCTGCTGGAATTGCAGCGCGATTGGGCGCGCGGTGAGACCTATGAGCTGACCACCGGGATCGCACGCGCACATGCCGGCGGCTACGGCATCGGCATCCAGTACGCCAAGACGATGTTCGGCGCGCAGGAAGGCGGGCATTGA